The following is a genomic window from Janibacter sp. DB-40.
GCGACCGAGACGTCCCGTGAGACGAGCGCGGTGAGCCGGTCGGCGAGCACCTCCCACGGCTTGAGGTTGTCGCTGAGGTTCACCAGGGCGTGGTCGCCGCCGAGGACGGCGCCGACGAGCGCGCTCGCGGCGTGCGCGGCGGTCACGCCGGGCACCACCCGCACCCGGACGTCCGCGTAGCCGGGGTCGTCGACGACGGCGACCTCCCGGGACTCGAAGAGCGCCGTCGCCATCCCGAAGACCCCCGCGTCCCCGCCGGAGACGAGCGCGACCTCGTCCCCGGAGCGGGCCAGGTCGAGTGCGAGCCGGCCGCGGTCGGTCTCCACGCCGTTGCCCGAGGCGTGCCGCGCCAGCCCCTCCCGCTGCGGCACTCGGGCGACGTAGGGGCCGTAGCCGACGACGTGGTCGACCCCGGCGAGGACCTCGGCCGCCTCGGGGTGAGCCAGCGGTCCGGCCCGGGGCCGAGACCGACGACGTGCACGGTGCCGGGGGACGAAGGGGGCGTGAGGTCGCCCTCGTCGGTGGTCGCGGTCAGCCGTGCGAAGTCGGCCGCCCGCCCCGCCGCGTCGTCGCGCAGCCCTTCCCCCGGGACGACGACGAGCGACATGTAGGGCACCCGTCCCTCGTCCACCTCGGCGGCGGGCAGGACGACCTCCCCCGTGCCGGAGGCTCGCTCGACGTAGACGGCACGCTCGAGCACGCCGGCCCGGCGCAGCGCCTCGCGCACGCCGGCGAAGGTGCGGCCGAGCTTCATGATGATCGCCGCATCGGTGTCGGCGAGCCGTCGGGCCAGCTCGGTGACGGGCAGCGTGCCGGGCAGGACGGTCAGGGTGTCCTCGTGGCGGCACAGCCCGGTGGCGACGGCCGCCGTGGCCGCCGACAGCGAGGTGATGCCCGGGACCACCTCGGTGGGGTAGCGGGGGCTGAGCCGGTCGTGGACGTACATGAAGGACCCGAAGAACAGCGGGTCCCCGACGGCGAGGACCACGACCGTGCGCCCCGCTGCCAGGTGCGCCTCGAGACGGTCGGAGCACTCGTCGTAGAAGTCGGCCAGCGCCCCGTAGTAGCCGCGCGGGTGGTCGGTGAAGCCGGTCGTCACCGGGTAGCGCAGCTCCTCCTCGACGACACCCTCGGGGATGAGGTCGGCTGCGATGGACCGCGCCATCGACTGCTTGCCGGTGCCCGCGTGGTAGGCGACGACGTCGGCCCCGGCGATGAGCCGCGCGGCCTTGAGGGTGATCAGCTCGGGGTCGCCGGGGCCGACGCCGACACCGTAGAAGTGCGCGCTCATGCCAGCTCGTCCGGGTTCGCGAGGGCGTTGAGCGCGGCGGCGGCCATCGCCGACCCGCCGCGTCGGCCGTGCACGACGAGCCAGGGCACGGGGCCGCCGGGCAGCTCGTGCCCGGCCAGGGCGGCCTTCGACTCGGCCGACCCGACGAAGCCGACCGGCATCCCGATGATCGCGGCCGGGCGCGGCGCCCCGTCGTGGAGCATCTCGAGCAGGTGGAACAGGGCGGTCGGCGCGTTGCCGATGGCCACGACCGACCCCTTGAGCCGGTCCGCCCACAGGGACACGGCGGCAGCGGCGCGGGTGGTCTCCCACTCTCGGGCCAGGTCCGGCACGGAGCCGTCGCGCAGGGTGCAGACCACCTCGTTGTCCGCGGGCAGCCGCCGTCGGGTCACCCCCGAGGCGAGCATGTGGCTGTCGGTGAGGATCGGCGCCCCGGCGGCCAGCGCCGCGTGCGCGGCGTCGGCGACGCCGGGGTGGGCGGCGACGTCGCGGGTGATCGCGACGTCACCGGCGGCGTGGATGATCCGCACCGCGGCCCCGTGCAGGCTCGGCGGCAGCGCGGACAGGTCGGCCTCGTTGCGGATCGTCGCGAAGGAGCGGCGGTAGATCTCTTGGCCGTCGGTGACGTAGTCGTAGCGCCGCGGGGGCTGGATGAGCACGGTCATCGGTCCTTCTCGGGTCGTGGGGAGCGTTGTGCGGCAACGATGTCCGCAGCGGTCGACGGGTTCAGGGAGATGTTGTGCGGGCGAGCGGGGTGGCCGCAGGAGCGGTCGCACCCGATGACGTGCACGGGTGGTCCGTCGATGTCGACGAAGGGGGCCGCCTCCCGCGCGATCCGGCGCGTCCGCGTCGTCGTGCGGCCGCACGAGGGTGCCCCGGCGCAGGCGGTCAGGACCGTCCAGGGGGAGTCGGCACTCGTCGCGAACCCCGCGGCCGCGAGGTCGTCCGCGTGCGCGGCGCCCCCGGGCACGACGACCGACCGCCACGGGGTGGTGCGCAGGGTGGTTTCGAGGCTCGGCCGCGGGCGGCCTCGCACCTCAGCCACCGATGCACGTCGGCTGAGGTGTGAGGAGCTCTGCGACGAGCCTCGAAGCCCGGAGAGCACCTCGGCCATCTCCGGAGTGAGCACCCCCAGCGGCACGAGGGCGACGAGGTCGTCACCGTGGACTCCCGGTGCCGGTGGCCCACCGGGAGCGGGCGCGAAGGGGGTGCCCCCCGGCAGCAGGTCGGCCCGATCGGCCGCGGGCAGGTCCCGCACGTTCCACGTGCGCTCGTCGGTACGCCTCGCGAGGAAGCGCCGGGCGGCGTCGAGAGCGCACCCGACGGCATCGGCGCGGGCGACCACGACGCCTTTGCTGTCGACGACGACGCGAGCGGACCCCCCTTCGTCCACGATCGCGACGTCCCACGGCTCGGCCAGGACCGGCCCGTCCGGCTCGGCGACGGCCATCAGGAACCGCCCGGGCAGTCCCGCGAGGTCCGGGTCGGCGAGGAGTCCCGCGTCGAGTTCGGCGACGAGGTCGTCCAGCACGCCCGCCGGGTCGGCGACGATGTTGCGGGCCCTGTCGTGGGCGCCGGACGGGACCAGGCCGAGGGCGTCGACGGCGGCGACCAGCTCGCGGGGGAGCGGATCCGGCAGGCCGCGCAGCTGGACGCTCCCGCGGGAGGTGAGCGTGATGTCCGGGTCACCGAATCGCGTTGCGAGGGAGGAGATCTCGCCCAGCGTCGACGCCTCGATCCGACCACCGGGGAAGCGCAGCCGAACCATGGCGCCGTCCGCGGAGACGAAGGGCGCCAGCAGTCCCGGGCAGCGGTCGGCACCGTCCCGGGAGGGCGAAGGGGTGGACACGGGGTCGCAGCATACGCAGGGTCCGGTGGTGCGGTCCTTGTCCTCCGTGTCGGTCGCGGCTCTAATGGGGGGAGACCGTGCCGGGAGGGCCGCATGCTGGATGTCCTGACAGCCGTACTGATCCTCGTGCTCGTCGGCGTGTGGCTGGCGGCGTTGGGCCGCTCGACCATGCCGCGCGCCGAGCGGCTGCCGGTGGGCGAGTGGCGGGTGCCCGAGGTCCTCGCGAACATCGCCATCGGGTACCGGCAGCTGGTGGCGGTGCACGAGCGGATGAGGTGGACGGCCGGCAGGCGCGACCGCCCGGGTGGGTAGGCTGCGCTCGGCAGATCCAGACGGAACCCGGTGCGAACCCGGGACGGTCCCGCCACTGTGAGCGATCGATTCGCGAGTCAGAAACGTCGGATCCGCTGGCCCGTGCACACGGCGCGGGTCCCTTTCGACCGCGGGGCGCGGAACCCCGCTCAAGGAGCGCCCGACGTGCCCACCGTCGCCCTGCTGTCCACGTCCGACACCGACCTGCTCAGCGCCCGGACCGCCGCCGACTCGGGAGCCGACTTCGTCGTCGGCAACCCGGCCCGCCTGACCGACGACCAGGTCGCCGAGCGCGTCGCCGGCGCCGACGTCGTCGTCGTGCGGTACCTCGGCTCCCCGCAGGGGCTGTGGGAGGGCTTCGCCGAGCTGCGCTCGGGCACAGCCCCGCTCGTCGTCCTCGGCGGTACCCAGGAGCCGGACGCCGCGCTCATGGAGCTGTCCACCGTCCCCCCGGGCACGGCCGCCGAGGCGCACCGCTACCTCGCCGAGGGCGGGCCGACGAACCTCACCCAGCTGCACGCCTTCCTCGGGGACACCCTGCTGCTCACCGGGGAGGTCTTCGACGCCCCGAGGGCCCTGCCGACGTGGGGTGTCCTCGAGCGCGAGGTGCCCGACCCCCTTCCCGACGGGGCCGCGCGACCCCGGGTCGGCGTGCTCATCTACCGCGCCCAGTACGCCGCCGGGAACACCGCCTACGCGCACGCCCTCGCCGACGCGATCGACGCGGCCGGCGGCCACGGCGAGGTCATCCACGCCGCCTCCCTGCGCGATGCCCCCGAGGGGCTGCTCGACCACCTCGCCACCCTCGACGCGATGGTGACCACCGTGCTCGCCGCCGGCGGCACGCGACCCGCCACCGCCGGTGCCGGGGAGGACGACGAGGCCTGGGACGTCGAGGCGCTCGCCGCCCTGGACATCCCGATCCTGCAGGGGCTGTGCCTGACCTGGGGCCGTGCCGACTGGGCCGACTCGGACGACGGGATGAGCCCGCTCGACGTCGCCACCCAGGTCGCCGTCCCCGAGTTCGACGGGCGGCTGATCACGGTCGCCTTCTCGTTCAAGGAGTTCGACGAGGAGGGCCTGCCGCACTACGTCGCCGACCCCGAGCGCGCCGCCCGCGTCGCCGGCATCGCGGTGGGCCATGCGCGGCTGCGCTCCACCCCGCCGGCGCAGCGCCGGGTCGCGGTCGTCCTCTCCGCGTACCCGACGAAGCACTCCCGCCTGGGCAACGCCGTCGGCCTGGACACCCCGGTCTCGACGGTCCGCCTGCTGCGGGCGATGCGGGAGGCCGGCTACGACCTCGGGGAGGGCTACGTCGGGATGGACCCGCTGCCCGAGGTCGACGGCGAGGCGCCCGACACCACGTGCGGCAACGCCCTGGTCCACGAGCTCATCGCCGCCGGCGGACAGGACGAGGAGTGGCTCACCCAGCAGCAGGTCGAGGACGCGCAGGTGCGCATCCCCGCAGACCGGTACCGCGAGTGGTTCGACCGCCTCCCGGACGAGCTGCGCGAGGCGATGACCGAGCACTGGGGCGAGGCGCCGGGTGAGGTCTTCGTCGACACCACCCGGGACGCGACGGGGGAGATCGTCACCGCGGCCCTCGTGCGCGGCAACGTCGCGCTGCTCGTGCAGCCCCCGCGCGGCTTCGGGGAGAACCCGATCGCGATCTACCACGACCCGGACCTCCCGCCCACGCACCACTACCTGGCGACCTACCGCTGGATCGAGGAGGAGTTCGGTGCGCACGCGATCGTCCACGTCGGCAAGCACGGCAACCTCGAGTGGCTCTCCGGCAAGAACCTCGCGATGTCCGCCGCCTGCGGCACCGACGCCGCGCTGGGCAACGTGCCGCTGATTTACCCCTTCCTCGTCAACGACCCCGGCGAGGGCACCCAGGCCAAGCGCCGCGCCCACGCGACGATCGTCGA
Proteins encoded in this region:
- a CDS encoding precorrin-3B C(17)-methyltransferase, whose translation is MAHPEAAEVLAGVDHVVGYGPYVARVPQREGLARHASGNGVETDRGRLALDLARSGDEVALVSGGDAGVFGMATALFESREVAVVDDPGYADVRVRVVPGVTAAHAASALVGAVLGGDHALVNLSDNLKPWEVLADRLTALVSRDVSVALYNPRSRSRPETLGAARDLLVDAVGPDRVVVVARHVGRDEEAVVVTTLGGLDVDAVDMGCLVVIGASTTRVTADGWVWTPRSLGSRVGVDNPSRTGPADASSHARPSRG
- a CDS encoding precorrin-8X methylmutase encodes the protein MTVLIQPPRRYDYVTDGQEIYRRSFATIRNEADLSALPPSLHGAAVRIIHAAGDVAITRDVAAHPGVADAAHAALAAGAPILTDSHMLASGVTRRRLPADNEVVCTLRDGSVPDLAREWETTRAAAAVSLWADRLKGSVVAIGNAPTALFHLLEMLHDGAPRPAAIIGMPVGFVGSAESKAALAGHELPGGPVPWLVVHGRRGGSAMAAAALNALANPDELA
- a CDS encoding cobalamin biosynthesis protein CobG — protein: MSTPSPSRDGADRCPGLLAPFVSADGAMVRLRFPGGRIEASTLGEISSLATRFGDPDITLTSRGSVQLRGLPDPLPRELVAAVDALGLVPSGAHDRARNIVADPAGVLDDLVAELDAGLLADPDLAGLPGRFLMAVAEPDGPVLAEPWDVAIVDEGGSARVVVDSKGVVVARADAVGCALDAARRFLARRTDERTWNVRDLPAADRADLLPGGTPFAPAPGGPPAPGVHGDDLVALVPLGVLTPEMAEVLSGLRGSSQSSSHLSRRASVAEVRGRPRPSLETTLRTTPWRSVVVPGGAAHADDLAAAGFATSADSPWTVLTACAGAPSCGRTTTRTRRIAREAAPFVDIDGPPVHVIGCDRSCGHPARPHNISLNPSTAADIVAAQRSPRPEKDR